From one Planococcus citri chromosome 3, ihPlaCitr1.1, whole genome shotgun sequence genomic stretch:
- the Mrtf gene encoding myocardin-related transcription factor B isoform X2 produces MKSSIGRSSLLFNLRPLLVVNMFLVFVIYIIVYIINRVHTGNHPIMLAIDDYPRRIGTSCNTLLSTGLVLVSHPERDSRSGHYVSLELKTSPTIHEQRQKLERAKMGDLLKAKIQQRPDRQELVRQHILEADVGHVDPSLAERQRMLKKCRLVDSLNDQLSHRPGPLELIKKNILHTEEPIERAVKEGHIEFKATSEGQKTKPEHPDHYMTIDDDSQSSDAQSPRDSSSTFNGDMSPPSSHHSIQAMITDGGNELFRHTGSDMLETAAAQAGIVTVVVAPNASILTTAPSPLSLGSSTSSLSPLSSIASPSSVSCSNGATFACSSPAFTTTISRPTLPVHQQQPAPGKDKNKKKSKSKVQQQKTRTIKFHEYKGPPSAQKNSNNSNSSSNSSSNSNSETSYDILLRQQQVILQLQLEWQQKHSQMVSQQQKTAEQNPSSPSIISLSSPSPSLLSQQMMDQSTSPPPPTPPPPPPLPPPPPPPMPSCNTNVAKPLRNLEDMKVSDLKAELKKRNLRVSGPKPHLIQRLKPYAESATNNNHSNQINVSSSNIAIPFNDDSIPDSSVPSPAPQINQPLSISSTEPDPLSKPNSPQTQNTDTSVNKVTSSGEHNIIVEQSDEDIIREQQRKIEELQRQLLNSQLLLQQQRQQQQQLQQQARSSQTFQPPQAINAKANLAAFIQQQQLNQLLAQQQQKLQKQIQQQQLQIQQAVLNSNNCSNQLNNKIKTNVANNVNVVRNINNNIVINNANNTNHITGRERSNTVILGEHPATLVLNHVNIKSADGHHQRTTSLPNFVGTFVQPHHLVLSNQGMKQLVFDSESVIIPEHIKIKNGFINGSVVATTDSTVTSSSPSNAIEVDIKPDVDTLNNTASQIVLDNDNYVTLHIGEDEGMTVNEIDGFNQNEEISKIFKQEYNVNESVDDVLDLLMKNGEFNPPESGSSTPIAAASVTVNVNDQFAAANTTPQPSNVNVPMPATSISSETTSTPSSNNESNSMFSSSSIDQSVPSQHLSLEELGIDMEAFPMDLGEEHHDPPAQTSELMDVDTDWLDRLISSELDHSTPTSSSVSGNYESLLNNNITDPLDLFNIDDNDFKIAAEFSWDRVDFAT; encoded by the exons atgaagTCCTCTATAGGGCGTTCATCCCTTTTATTCAATCTTCGCCCACTTTTAGTGGTTAATATGTTTCTCGTTTTCGTGATTTACATTATCGTATACATAATTAATCGCGTTCACACCGGAAATCATCCGATTATGCTGGCCATCGATGATTATCctagaagaataggtacctcgtgtaatacattgctgtcgaccggcctagtattagtgagccaccctgaaagagacagtagaagcggACATTATGTGAGCCTTG AATTGAAAACCTCACCCACGATACATGAACAACGACAGAAGCTAGAAAGAGCGAAAATGGGCGATTTATTGAAGGCGAAAATCCAACAACGACCAGATCGACAAGAACTCGTCAGACAGCACATTTTAGAAG CGGATGTAGGGCACGTTGATCCGTCGTTGGCAGAACGACaaagaatgttgaaaaaatgtcgactGGTGGATTCTTTGAACGATCAACTATCTCATCGGCCGGGTCCGTTGGagctcatcaaaaaaaatatattacacaCCGAAGAGCCCATCGAAAGAGCAGTCAAAG AGGGTCACATCGAGTTCAAAGCGACCAGCGAAGGGCAAAAAACCAAACCGGAGCATCCGGATCATTACATGACAATCGATGACGATTCGCAAAGCTCCGATGCTCAATCGCCTCGCGACTCTAGCTCGACGTTTAACGGCGACATGTCGCCTCCGTCGAGCCATCATTCTATACAAGCCATGATTACCGATGGCGGTAACGAACTGTTCCGGCATACCGGATCTGATATGTTGGAGACGGCTGCGGCTCAAGCCGGAATTGTTACCGTGGTTGTCGCTCCAAACGCCAGCATCCTTACGACTGCTCCGAGTCCTCTGTCTTTAGGTTCCTCTACTTCTAGTTTGTCTCCATTAAGCTCTATAGCCTCACCGTCATCTGTATCCTGCAGTAATGGTGCCACATTCGCATGTTCCTCGCCAGCCTTCACTACCACTATTTCCAGGCCCACGTTGCCCGTCCATCAACAGCAACCGGCCCCTGGCAAAGATAAGAATAAAAAGAAATCTAAATCTAAAGTGCAACAGCAAAAAACTAGGACTATTAAATTTCACGAGTACAAG GGACCTCCGAGTGCTCAGAAAAATAGCAATAATTCTAATTCATCTTCTAATTCGAGTTCCAATTCAAATTCAGAAACGTCGTACGATATATTATTAAGACAACAACAGGTTATCCTACAGTTACAATTGGAGTGGCAACAAAAG CATTCGCAAATGGTTTCGCAGCAACAGAAAACAGCCGAACAAAATCCATCTTCGCCTTCGATCATATCATTGTCGTCGCCTTCGCCTTCATTATTATCTCAACAAATGATGGATCAGTCGACgtctcctcctcctcctaccCCTCCTCCGCCGCCGCCGTTACCACCGCCTCCTCCGCCACCGATGCCCTCGTGTAATACAAATGTGGCCAAACCGCTTAGAAATTTGGAAGATATGAAAG TTAGTGACTTGAAAGCTGAactgaaaaaacgaaatttgcgCGTATCCGGACCTAAACCGCATTTAATTCAAAGGCTGAAGCCGTACGCTGAGAGTGCCACGAATAACAATCATTCTAATCAAATTAACGTATCATCTTCCAATATTGCCATTCCATTTAATGACGATTCTATTCCAG ATTCAAGTGTTCCGTCTCCGGCGCCGCAAATAAATCAGCCATTATCTATAAGCAGTACAGAACCGGACCCGTTATCGAAACCTAACTCGCCCCAGACCCAAAATACCGATACGTCGGTAAACAAAGTAACCTCTTCGGGCGAACATAATATAATAGTTGAACAATCCGATGAAGATATAATTCGCGAACAACaaagaaaaatcgaagaattaCAAAGGCAATTGCTGAATTCGCAATTATTACTGCAGCAAcaacgacaacaacaacaacaacttcaACAGCAAGCCAGGTCATCACAAACATTCCAG CCACCGCAGGCGATAAACGCGAAGGCAAATTTGGCCGCATTTATACAGCAGCAGCAACTTAATCAGCTGCTGGCCCAGCAACAGCAAAAGTTGCAGAAGCAAATACAACAGCAACAGTTACAAATTCAGCAAGCGGTCCTGAATAGCAATAATTGCAGTAATCAACTTAACAATAAGATTAAAACGAACGTTGCCAACAATGTGAACGTCGTTAgaaatataaataataatattgtgATAAATAACGCCAATAATACCAATCACATTACCGGAAGGGAACGCAGTAATACTGTTATCCTAGGAGAACATCCGGCTACCTTAGTACTTAACCATGTCAATATTAAATCCGCTGATGGACACCATCAAAG GACCACATCGTTACCTAATTTTGTCGGAACATTCGTACAACCTCATCATTTAGTATTATCCAATCAAGGAATGAAGCAATTAGTCTTCGATTCCGAGTCTGTAATTATTCCCGaacatattaaaattaaaaatggattcaTCAACGGATCAGTTGTCGCTACCACCGATTCGACAGTCACATCGAGTAGCCCTAGCAATGCTATCGAAGTCGATATCAAACCAGATGTCGATACTTTGAACAATACAGCTTCGCAAATCGTTCTAGATAACGATAATTACGTTACATTACATATCGGCGAAGATGAAGGCATGACTGTTAACGAAATTGATGGTTTTAATCAAAACGAAGAGatctcaaaaatattcaaacaa GAATACAACGTAAACGAATCGGTGGACGACGTTTTAGACTTACTAATGAAAAACGGCGAATTCAATCCTCCAGAATCAGGTTCATCAACCCCTATCGCCGCAGCCTCCGTCACCGTCAACGTGAACGATCAATTTGCCGCAGCAAACACGACACCTCAACCATCGAACGTTAACGTACCAATGCCAGCGACCAGCATCTCATCGGAAACGACCTCCACCCCTAGCTCCAACAACGAATCTAATAGTATGTTTTCATCTAGCAGTATCGACCAAAGCGTACCTTCGCAACATTTAAGTCTAGAAGAGCTCGGTATCGATATGGAAGCATTCCCGATGGATTTGGGAGAAGAGCATCATGATCCTCCGGCACAAACATCCGAGCTAATGGATGTCGATACCGATTGGCTCGATAGACTGATATCGTCCGAGTTAGATCATTCGACTCCTACATCGTCGTCAGTCAGTGGTAATTACGAGTCTTTGTTAAATAACAATATCACCGATCCTTTAGATCTCTTCAATATCGATGACAACGATTTTAAAATTGCTGCCGAATTTAGCTGGGATCGAGTCGATTTTGCTACGTGA
- the Mrtf gene encoding myocardin-related transcription factor B isoform X3, with translation MAQGGGSSAGSSATSVGGSSSQTVLFPRSPPKAEVDESPLQKSMDRNKESLKVKLMLRRPINQLVAQGIMPQLKTSPTIHEQRQKLERAKMGDLLKAKIQQRPDRQELVRQHILEADVGHVDPSLAERQRMLKKCRLVDSLNDQLSHRPGPLELIKKNILHTEEPIERAVKEGHIEFKATSEGQKTKPEHPDHYMTIDDDSQSSDAQSPRDSSSTFNGDMSPPSSHHSIQAMITDGGNELFRHTGSDMLETAAAQAGIVTVVVAPNASILTTAPSPLSLGSSTSSLSPLSSIASPSSVSCSNGATFACSSPAFTTTISRPTLPVHQQQPAPGKDKNKKKSKSKVQQQKTRTIKFHEYKGPPSAQKNSNNSNSSSNSSSNSNSETSYDILLRQQQVILQLQLEWQQKHSQMVSQQQKTAEQNPSSPSIISLSSPSPSLLSQQMMDQSTSPPPPTPPPPPPLPPPPPPPMPSCNTNVAKPLRNLEDMKVSDLKAELKKRNLRVSGPKPHLIQRLKPYAESATNNNHSNQINVSSSNIAIPFNDDSIPDSSVPSPAPQINQPLSISSTEPDPLSKPNSPQTQNTDTSVNKVTSSGEHNIIVEQSDEDIIREQQRKIEELQRQLLNSQLLLQQQRQQQQQLQQQARSSQTFQPPQAINAKANLAAFIQQQQLNQLLAQQQQKLQKQIQQQQLQIQQAVLNSNNCSNQLNNKIKTNVANNVNVVRNINNNIVINNANNTNHITGRERSNTVILGEHPATLVLNHVNIKSADGHHQRTTSLPNFVGTFVQPHHLVLSNQGMKQLVFDSESVIIPEHIKIKNGFINGSVVATTDSTVTSSSPSNAIEVDIKPDVDTLNNTASQIVLDNDNYVTLHIGEDEGMTVNEIDGFNQNEEISKIFKQEYNVNESVDDVLDLLMKNGEFNPPESGSSTPIAAASVTVNVNDQFAAANTTPQPSNVNVPMPATSISSETTSTPSSNNESNSMFSSSSIDQSVPSQHLSLEELGIDMEAFPMDLGEEHHDPPAQTSELMDVDTDWLDRLISSELDHSTPTSSSVSGNYESLLNNNITDPLDLFNIDDNDFKIAAEFSWDRVDFAT, from the exons AATTGAAAACCTCACCCACGATACATGAACAACGACAGAAGCTAGAAAGAGCGAAAATGGGCGATTTATTGAAGGCGAAAATCCAACAACGACCAGATCGACAAGAACTCGTCAGACAGCACATTTTAGAAG CGGATGTAGGGCACGTTGATCCGTCGTTGGCAGAACGACaaagaatgttgaaaaaatgtcgactGGTGGATTCTTTGAACGATCAACTATCTCATCGGCCGGGTCCGTTGGagctcatcaaaaaaaatatattacacaCCGAAGAGCCCATCGAAAGAGCAGTCAAAG AGGGTCACATCGAGTTCAAAGCGACCAGCGAAGGGCAAAAAACCAAACCGGAGCATCCGGATCATTACATGACAATCGATGACGATTCGCAAAGCTCCGATGCTCAATCGCCTCGCGACTCTAGCTCGACGTTTAACGGCGACATGTCGCCTCCGTCGAGCCATCATTCTATACAAGCCATGATTACCGATGGCGGTAACGAACTGTTCCGGCATACCGGATCTGATATGTTGGAGACGGCTGCGGCTCAAGCCGGAATTGTTACCGTGGTTGTCGCTCCAAACGCCAGCATCCTTACGACTGCTCCGAGTCCTCTGTCTTTAGGTTCCTCTACTTCTAGTTTGTCTCCATTAAGCTCTATAGCCTCACCGTCATCTGTATCCTGCAGTAATGGTGCCACATTCGCATGTTCCTCGCCAGCCTTCACTACCACTATTTCCAGGCCCACGTTGCCCGTCCATCAACAGCAACCGGCCCCTGGCAAAGATAAGAATAAAAAGAAATCTAAATCTAAAGTGCAACAGCAAAAAACTAGGACTATTAAATTTCACGAGTACAAG GGACCTCCGAGTGCTCAGAAAAATAGCAATAATTCTAATTCATCTTCTAATTCGAGTTCCAATTCAAATTCAGAAACGTCGTACGATATATTATTAAGACAACAACAGGTTATCCTACAGTTACAATTGGAGTGGCAACAAAAG CATTCGCAAATGGTTTCGCAGCAACAGAAAACAGCCGAACAAAATCCATCTTCGCCTTCGATCATATCATTGTCGTCGCCTTCGCCTTCATTATTATCTCAACAAATGATGGATCAGTCGACgtctcctcctcctcctaccCCTCCTCCGCCGCCGCCGTTACCACCGCCTCCTCCGCCACCGATGCCCTCGTGTAATACAAATGTGGCCAAACCGCTTAGAAATTTGGAAGATATGAAAG TTAGTGACTTGAAAGCTGAactgaaaaaacgaaatttgcgCGTATCCGGACCTAAACCGCATTTAATTCAAAGGCTGAAGCCGTACGCTGAGAGTGCCACGAATAACAATCATTCTAATCAAATTAACGTATCATCTTCCAATATTGCCATTCCATTTAATGACGATTCTATTCCAG ATTCAAGTGTTCCGTCTCCGGCGCCGCAAATAAATCAGCCATTATCTATAAGCAGTACAGAACCGGACCCGTTATCGAAACCTAACTCGCCCCAGACCCAAAATACCGATACGTCGGTAAACAAAGTAACCTCTTCGGGCGAACATAATATAATAGTTGAACAATCCGATGAAGATATAATTCGCGAACAACaaagaaaaatcgaagaattaCAAAGGCAATTGCTGAATTCGCAATTATTACTGCAGCAAcaacgacaacaacaacaacaacttcaACAGCAAGCCAGGTCATCACAAACATTCCAG CCACCGCAGGCGATAAACGCGAAGGCAAATTTGGCCGCATTTATACAGCAGCAGCAACTTAATCAGCTGCTGGCCCAGCAACAGCAAAAGTTGCAGAAGCAAATACAACAGCAACAGTTACAAATTCAGCAAGCGGTCCTGAATAGCAATAATTGCAGTAATCAACTTAACAATAAGATTAAAACGAACGTTGCCAACAATGTGAACGTCGTTAgaaatataaataataatattgtgATAAATAACGCCAATAATACCAATCACATTACCGGAAGGGAACGCAGTAATACTGTTATCCTAGGAGAACATCCGGCTACCTTAGTACTTAACCATGTCAATATTAAATCCGCTGATGGACACCATCAAAG GACCACATCGTTACCTAATTTTGTCGGAACATTCGTACAACCTCATCATTTAGTATTATCCAATCAAGGAATGAAGCAATTAGTCTTCGATTCCGAGTCTGTAATTATTCCCGaacatattaaaattaaaaatggattcaTCAACGGATCAGTTGTCGCTACCACCGATTCGACAGTCACATCGAGTAGCCCTAGCAATGCTATCGAAGTCGATATCAAACCAGATGTCGATACTTTGAACAATACAGCTTCGCAAATCGTTCTAGATAACGATAATTACGTTACATTACATATCGGCGAAGATGAAGGCATGACTGTTAACGAAATTGATGGTTTTAATCAAAACGAAGAGatctcaaaaatattcaaacaa GAATACAACGTAAACGAATCGGTGGACGACGTTTTAGACTTACTAATGAAAAACGGCGAATTCAATCCTCCAGAATCAGGTTCATCAACCCCTATCGCCGCAGCCTCCGTCACCGTCAACGTGAACGATCAATTTGCCGCAGCAAACACGACACCTCAACCATCGAACGTTAACGTACCAATGCCAGCGACCAGCATCTCATCGGAAACGACCTCCACCCCTAGCTCCAACAACGAATCTAATAGTATGTTTTCATCTAGCAGTATCGACCAAAGCGTACCTTCGCAACATTTAAGTCTAGAAGAGCTCGGTATCGATATGGAAGCATTCCCGATGGATTTGGGAGAAGAGCATCATGATCCTCCGGCACAAACATCCGAGCTAATGGATGTCGATACCGATTGGCTCGATAGACTGATATCGTCCGAGTTAGATCATTCGACTCCTACATCGTCGTCAGTCAGTGGTAATTACGAGTCTTTGTTAAATAACAATATCACCGATCCTTTAGATCTCTTCAATATCGATGACAACGATTTTAAAATTGCTGCCGAATTTAGCTGGGATCGAGTCGATTTTGCTACGTGA